GCTTGGGACTCCCGTCCGCCACCAGGTAGCAGCCGACTTCCCCCCGCGGCCCCTCGACTCGCGCGTAGGCCTCGCCCTTCGGGACCCTCACCTGCCCCACGGACTTGACCCCGGGCCGCGAGGAGATCGGCCCCTCGGGGAGCGCGTCGAGGACCTGGCGGACGATCTTGATGGACTCGCGGAACTCCTGCATCCGCACCCGGTAACGCGCGTAGCAATCCCCGGCGGCTTCCACGGGAACCTTGAAGTCGAAATCCTGGTAGGAGGAGTACGGCTCGGTCCTGCGAATGTCGTAGGCGACGCCGGACCCACGGATCAGCGGCCCCGCGATGCCGACCTCGAGCGCCAGTTCCTTGGGAATCACCGCCACGCCCTGGGTCCGCAGCTTGAAGACCGCGTTGGTCTCCAGCATGTCCTCGTACTCGTCGAGACGCCCGTTGATCACGTCCACGGTCCTCCGGCACTGCTCGGCCCAGCCTGCCGGGAGGTCGTAGCGCGTGCCCCCGATCTGGTGGAAGCCGTAGAGGAGCCGTGCGCCGGTCAGCGCCTCGAAGAGGTCCAGCACCATCTCGCGCTCCCTGAAGCAGTAGAGGAAGACTGTCGCTCCTCCGCCCAAGGCCCCGCCCAGGTCCAGGCACCACGTGCCGAGCCAGAGGCAGTGTGAGGCGATGCGTTGAAGCTCGGCGACGAGGACACGCAGATACTGGGCCCGCTTGGGGACTTCGATCTTGCCGACCTTCTCTGCCGCGAGGACGTACGCGAGTTCGGAGGTCATGGCCGCCACGTAGTCGGTCTTGGAGGCGATCGAGGGGTACTGCACGTAGGTGAGGGTCTCGCCCAGCTTCTCGTGACAGCGGTGGAGGTAGCCGATCACGGCGTCGATGGCGACGATGGTCTCCCCCTCGAGCGTCAGGATCATCCGGAAGACCCCGTGCGCGGACGGGTGCTGAGGCCCCATGTTCATCACGAGGCGCTCGTTCCCGCCGTAGCCGAGCTCGATGACCTTGCGCGCTTCGGGATCAGGCATGCTCAGCCTCGCTCGGCTGCGGCGGCTCCGGTCGCTTGGCCCGCGGGGCCGCGGGTCCTGTCGCGGCGAGCAGCCCCACGGTGCTCGCTCCCGCAAACGCGCGGCTGTGCCACGCCTGGCTGCCAACTGCCAATCCCCCCACCGGTGTCGCGTTGCGCTCCGCGCCGTGGGGCGCCCCGCTCACCGTGGCACCCGCTGGGGCTTGGGTCTGCGCTGGTTGCATCACTTAAGCGGCGAGAACTCGGTCGGGATCAGGATCTTCGACTCCATCACCTGCATGAGGGGCTGGAGCTTGGCCACGGTCTCTTTCCAGAGCGGGTCCGCCATGAATGCCTTCCGCACCCGCGTGCGGTGCTCCAGGCTCTCGTACTGCCAGAGATGCACGACCCGGTTCAGCTCCCCCAGTTCCGAGGACCAGATGGCAACCGGCTTCGAGTACTTGAGCCGCGCCGGGAGCCCCCCCTTGAAGTGCTCGAGCCACTCGGGGACCTTCCCCGGGTGGAGGCGGTAGCTCCTGAGCTCGTAGATCCCCGAGCCCGGCGGCGGCGTGAACGGCCAGAAGTCCGCCGCCATCAGCACCATGGACTCCTGGTGCTGGAGCATGGGCCGGCTTCGCGAGAGATACCTGGTGTTCCAGGCCTTGTCCTTCGCCACCGCCGCCCGCACACGTGCCCGGTGGTCGAAGTCGTCGTATTCCCAGAGGTGAACGACCTGGTTCAGCTCACCGATTTCGGCGGTCCAGTAACCGGCCAGCTTGGAGTGCTTCGTCCGGAGCTTGACGCCGACCTTCGTCGTGAGCGCGACGAAGTCCTTGAACTTCGCGGGCTGGATCGTGTAGGTCCGCAGCTCGTGGATCATGGCTCGCTCCTTTTTCCTCACTTGAGTGGGGAGGTCTCCGTCGGCTTCAGGATGATGGACTGCATCTCCACCAAGAGGGCAGACCCCTTCGGGAGAAACGCCTTCCACTCGGGATCCTCCAGCGCCTTTGCGCGCACCTCGGCCCGGTGATTCAGGTCGCTGTACGCCCACAGGTGCACCACCTGGTTGAGCTGGGCGATATCCGTGGTCCAGAGCCCCACGATCCTCGAGTACTTCTCCCTGGCCTTGAGGGCCACCTTGAAATGGCCGAGCCACTCCGGCGCCTTGCCGACGTGCGTGCGGTACGTCCTGAGCTCGTAGATGTGCCGGTCCCCGCCGACCGGCGGCGTGAACGGAACCCCGTCCACCGCGTACAGAATCTTGTTCTCCTGCGCCAGCAGGAACGGCCGGTTCTTCGGGAGGAACTCCTTCGTCCAGCGCTCGTCCTTCGCCAGCTCCCGGCGCAGCCGCTCCCGCTCGTTGAGATCGCTAAAGCTCCAGAGGTGCACGTACTGGTTCAGCGTGCCGAACTCGGTCGTCCAGGCCCCTTCGAGTTTGCCGAACCGGTCGCCCCGGATCTTGCGGCCGATGTCGCGCGAGTTCTGGAGATACTCCGCCTGGGTGCCGGGGATCAGCGTGTAGGTCCTCAGCTCATAGATCATGTGAGGCTCCTTTCTCGGGCCTCGCCTCGTCGCTGGCGCCGGCGATGAAGCTGCCGGCGCCGAAGCGCCTCGGCTCGAACTGCCCTATCGGTACGGGGCGTGGGGGGTGTCAACGGCGTAGTCCTTCCTGAGCGGGTAGCCCTCCCAGTCCTGGGAGAGCAAGATCCGACGCAGGTCGGGATGGCCCTCGAAGCGGATCCCGAACATGTCGTAGCACTCGCGCTCCATCCAGTCGGCGCCGC
This genomic window from Candidatus Rokuibacteriota bacterium contains:
- a CDS encoding NADH-quinone oxidoreductase subunit D encodes the protein MPDPEARKVIELGYGGNERLVMNMGPQHPSAHGVFRMILTLEGETIVAIDAVIGYLHRCHEKLGETLTYVQYPSIASKTDYVAAMTSELAYVLAAEKVGKIEVPKRAQYLRVLVAELQRIASHCLWLGTWCLDLGGALGGGATVFLYCFREREMVLDLFEALTGARLLYGFHQIGGTRYDLPAGWAEQCRRTVDVINGRLDEYEDMLETNAVFKLRTQGVAVIPKELALEVGIAGPLIRGSGVAYDIRRTEPYSSYQDFDFKVPVEAAGDCYARYRVRMQEFRESIKIVRQVLDALPEGPISSRPGVKSVGQVRVPKGEAYARVEGPRGEVGCYLVADGSPKPYRMKWRGASFSNLAILPHIVPGHKVADVVAIMGSVDPVFGEVDR
- a CDS encoding NIPSNAP family protein, whose translation is MIYELRTYTLIPGTQAEYLQNSRDIGRKIRGDRFGKLEGAWTTEFGTLNQYVHLWSFSDLNERERLRRELAKDERWTKEFLPKNRPFLLAQENKILYAVDGVPFTPPVGGDRHIYELRTYRTHVGKAPEWLGHFKVALKAREKYSRIVGLWTTDIAQLNQVVHLWAYSDLNHRAEVRAKALEDPEWKAFLPKGSALLVEMQSIILKPTETSPLK
- a CDS encoding NIPSNAP family protein encodes the protein MIHELRTYTIQPAKFKDFVALTTKVGVKLRTKHSKLAGYWTAEIGELNQVVHLWEYDDFDHRARVRAAVAKDKAWNTRYLSRSRPMLQHQESMVLMAADFWPFTPPPGSGIYELRSYRLHPGKVPEWLEHFKGGLPARLKYSKPVAIWSSELGELNRVVHLWQYESLEHRTRVRKAFMADPLWKETVAKLQPLMQVMESKILIPTEFSPLK